TCGGCGAATCGAAAAAGTCTGCTGACTTGCTTGAGGATGCGACCTCGTTGAGGCGTTTCAAGAATCAGATCATCAGTATTGTCGAGCCTTGGGAGCAGATCAAAACCAGTTCGGATCAACTGCTGAATGTGTTCGTGCAGGCTGATAAAGAATACGAGCGTGGTCGAATCAATTTTTCTGGGAAGGTAAGTATGTTCAGGTCTTTTAATGGCTCGGCCGATTTCGACGTGGCCAAATTGCGCGCTTCTAACAATGAGTTGCAAAGCAACAATACGACGGCGCAGATGCTTTTCGAAAGATACAACTACGCCCCTGGCGCCGTTCAGACGATTAATAATCTGGCCGTTTCTGCAAATACGGCAACGGTCGATGTGCGGCTGCAAAGTCAGACCATTGCCTTCAATCTGCAACGCTCGCAAAACAAGCTGGAGGAGTATCAGGAGGAGGTCAAGAATCCCGACGACGCGGAAGAAGTTCGTGAGGATATGGAGATTGAACTGAAAAGTCTGCTCGGCAAGCTATCGACGGAAACCCGAAATTTCAAGAGTGTTCATAAGAACCTGCAGTCGCCCTACAGTCGAGAGGATTCTGCCAAGTTGGTGACTACCCTGCAAGACGATCAAGCATTTGCGGAAGAGCGAAAGGGTAAAATCGATTCGCAGTTGCAAGAACTGGAGGAGGAGGTCAAGTCGGTATCCGAGGCCATCGACCTGATCGTTAAAGCAGGGATCGAGAAAATCGGTGAAGAAGCAGCCTTATCGCTGGACAGCTTGAAAAGCCTCGGGTTGGCTCCGCCCCAGGTGCAAGTCGCGATGCTGGCCATGGACACGCTGAAGAAGTTGATCGCGGGTATCGGCGAGGCGGTTAACTTTCTGCAGATGGTGGCGGCATATAACCAACTTAGAGGCAAAGTCGCCACCCTGAAAGCACAGTCGAAGAAGTGCCTGCAGGATGTCGAGTTGGCCATGGGACGAATAGAGTTGCTGGAAACACTGGATAAAGTTGACGGCGACCGTCAGATGTTCGTCGATGAATATGCCAAGTTGCCGGCCTACTTCGAAGGTGTGCTTGATCAGTTTGCGCAGATCAAATCGAAAGCAGTCGAGGAGCGCGTTGATTTTGCCATCGCCACGCTCCCTGCCATTGGCAAGTATCTGAAAACACTGACTGTATAACGAGGAGGTGAGGGCAGCGTGTGTTTGCACGCTACCCTCTTCAGGGGATATGAATACAGTCACCTATGAGTTCACCAGGGAGCAACGTCGGGTACTGGATCGCTTTACGTTTATGCTGGGGCAGTTTGTGCCGACCCATGACAAAGCCAATCTTGTACTTGAGCGTCGCGCAAAAAGCGGCCACCAGGCGGCCTATTTGCCTTACGACTCACGCTTGAACAGCGTTGTCTTCAATGAGCGAAATCTGCAAGGCGTTTGGCGGCGTATCGAAGAAGTGAGAAACCGGGCATATGGCTGCGCACGCGCACTGGAGACGTTCACCCGTGAAGCTTCAGAGATCATGGCGCAGACGTCCAGAAGCGTACCGGTTGATCAAGTGGATTTTAGCTACTTCACCCAGTCCCCGATCTGGAGTTCGAATCCGCCGCGCACGATTAAAGCGCTGGTGAGCGGGCTTGGGAGTTTGTTTTATGCGCTCAAGGGCGATCTGATTACAACTGATCAGTCAATCCAGGCGGCGTATGAAAATTCATTCGGGTTGAAATCGGTTTTTCTCAAGGAGATGGGATATCGCACTTGCGAGTGCCACGCCCAGCCTGTTGTTGCCTCGGAGATGTTCAAGAGTTTCGATACGACACCCATCTGGCAGATCAACTACTCGGCGCCTGATCCTGTTATCAGAGCACGCGAGTACGTGGCTGATGTGTCGCAAGTCTTCGATCAGTTCGCGATATTGGCAACTCACTGGGGGGTATTTATCGAAGAAATCTCCCAAAGCCTGGATCGCCTGCGCCTCGCACTGTCGAAAACCGATGACATGGAGACCCTGGGCAGATTGAATTTCAAACTGGCCACTGTTCGGGAGGATGCTGAAGGCGCTATGAGTAAGTTGACTCATCTCGAGTCGTGGTTAAGGAAATAAAAAAAAGGTCCATTTTCATGGACCTTTTTTCTGGATCAGGGGGCTTAAACGTAGAACGATTTCAACGGCGGAAAGCCATTGAACTCAACCGCGCTGTAACTGGTGGTGTACGCACCGGTCGACAGCCAGTACAAACGGTCACCAATCGCCAGGTTCA
This window of the Pseudomonas fluorescens genome carries:
- a CDS encoding alpha-xenorhabdolysin family binary toxin subunit A; the encoded protein is MNGKIFDAAAKAPKLFVNASAGEGEEYTREPGLQLTKEQIIDLRKYEVLGLSLPVNLHDVGVYLDYGQGESGGAGLTAADFLVTFKKTFEHARRWSPLREKIMLTGTDLKIFAGSILLTGNAIVEIYEDLKVSKYLEEHDINTPEEYLKLKLQNPGLPDLGLPAGDVPELKLYLDDILKKVRDAHVRAENVREELDNFGKDMREDVLPQIKLRLKAVASNTYQKDVKELQDQIDERSKEIDVLNKQYDQMVQEAIKSAAGLNIGGLILAIYTGVKAEGIRKQRNALREEQQRDNQKMAAKSKTLSSLNRVRDDLQELTSVAIDAEVATQNLMLVWNALSLFIGESKKSADLLEDATSLRRFKNQIISIVEPWEQIKTSSDQLLNVFVQADKEYERGRINFSGKVSMFRSFNGSADFDVAKLRASNNELQSNNTTAQMLFERYNYAPGAVQTINNLAVSANTATVDVRLQSQTIAFNLQRSQNKLEEYQEEVKNPDDAEEVREDMEIELKSLLGKLSTETRNFKSVHKNLQSPYSREDSAKLVTTLQDDQAFAEERKGKIDSQLQELEEEVKSVSEAIDLIVKAGIEKIGEEAALSLDSLKSLGLAPPQVQVAMLAMDTLKKLIAGIGEAVNFLQMVAAYNQLRGKVATLKAQSKKCLQDVELAMGRIELLETLDKVDGDRQMFVDEYAKLPAYFEGVLDQFAQIKSKAVEERVDFAIATLPAIGKYLKTLTV